The Candidatus Goldiibacteriota bacterium genome has a window encoding:
- a CDS encoding DUF1722 domain-containing protein: MVKPKLYISKCIETCACRYDGQKVNSEFVSKLFKYVDVVTECPETAIGLGVPRKTIRIISNDSKMTDLRLVQPETGGDFTDKMNAWSKSYLENLGEVDGFVLKSKSPSSGFKDVKIYAKGPNGMMLTKRGAGFFGGKVPAYYPGIPVEDEARLLNAAIRDHFLKSVFAIASLRDVIKSGKIAELVGYHSRNKLLFMSYNQTVMRKMGRIVSAPGGKKFKEICSQYMENLLILLSHPPKISNNVNTMMHAFGYFKTGLSPEEKAFFLQVLGKYQKGRAIPALPLNLLKLFAVRFNEEYLLNQTFFEPYPEELAGGD; this comes from the coding sequence ATGGTAAAACCAAAACTTTATATCAGTAAATGTATAGAGACATGCGCCTGCAGATACGACGGGCAGAAAGTTAACAGTGAATTTGTGTCAAAGTTGTTTAAATATGTTGATGTTGTAACTGAATGCCCGGAAACCGCTATCGGCCTTGGCGTTCCCAGAAAAACCATCCGCATAATATCAAATGATTCAAAGATGACAGACCTGCGCCTTGTGCAGCCGGAAACCGGCGGGGATTTTACCGATAAGATGAATGCGTGGTCCAAGTCGTATCTTGAAAATCTTGGAGAAGTGGATGGGTTTGTCCTGAAATCCAAATCCCCGTCTTCGGGGTTTAAGGATGTTAAAATATACGCGAAAGGCCCCAATGGTATGATGCTTACAAAAAGAGGGGCCGGTTTTTTTGGCGGTAAGGTTCCCGCGTATTATCCGGGAATTCCGGTTGAAGATGAAGCAAGGCTTTTAAACGCGGCTATCAGAGACCACTTTTTGAAATCGGTCTTTGCTATTGCGTCTTTAAGGGATGTTATAAAAAGCGGTAAAATTGCGGAGCTTGTCGGCTATCATTCACGGAATAAATTATTGTTTATGTCGTATAATCAGACGGTCATGAGAAAAATGGGAAGGATTGTTTCGGCGCCGGGAGGTAAGAAGTTTAAAGAAATATGCAGCCAATATATGGAAAATCTGTTAATTCTTTTATCGCATCCTCCAAAAATTTCAAATAACGTTAACACCATGATGCATGCTTTTGGATATTTTAAAACCGGTTTATCGCCGGAAGAAAAGGCGTTTTTTCTTCAGGTGCTGGGAAAATATCAGAAAGGCAGGGCAATACCGGCATTGCCGCTTAACCTTTTAAAACTGTTTGCTGTAAGGTTTAATGAAGAATATCTTTTAAACCAGACTTTTTTTGAGCCTTATCCGGAAGAACTTGCGGGCGGAGATTAA
- a CDS encoding M48 family metalloprotease: MKRILSLAMALFLITSCATLTSTKYDPVLIPESMEMQLGLATKAQVDVQYKALANTTVQSYVSSLGKKLAANAQQSSVKYTFSVVDSAEINAFAVPGGFVYVTSGIIKNLNDEAQLAAVIGHEIGHIAKKHSVKQMQRQLVAQYGLAYVENMLSSGEEGAAKSQIASMVSAIGLNFLFAKNSRENEFEADEQGAFLASAAGYDPKAMIDVQELLLKLRVSKPGILEQMLSSHPISEERIAHAAEYINAKGLASTARNKAAFDKIKAVIK, encoded by the coding sequence ATGAAAAGAATTCTTTCTCTGGCAATGGCTTTGTTTTTAATTACCTCCTGCGCCACGTTAACTTCAACAAAGTATGACCCGGTTTTAATTCCGGAATCAATGGAAATGCAGCTTGGCCTTGCAACAAAGGCGCAGGTGGATGTGCAGTACAAAGCCCTTGCAAATACAACGGTTCAGTCTTATGTTTCGTCATTGGGAAAAAAACTTGCGGCAAACGCGCAACAAAGCTCTGTTAAATATACGTTTTCGGTTGTAGATTCCGCGGAAATAAACGCTTTTGCGGTGCCGGGAGGATTTGTTTATGTGACTTCGGGGATAATTAAAAATTTAAACGACGAAGCGCAGCTTGCCGCGGTTATAGGCCATGAAATAGGGCATATAGCAAAAAAGCACAGCGTAAAACAGATGCAGCGCCAGCTTGTGGCACAGTACGGCCTTGCCTATGTTGAAAATATGCTGTCTTCGGGGGAAGAAGGAGCGGCAAAATCACAGATTGCTTCAATGGTTTCCGCGATAGGGCTTAATTTTCTTTTTGCGAAAAATTCAAGGGAAAATGAATTTGAAGCCGATGAGCAGGGCGCTTTTCTTGCCTCGGCAGCGGGATATGATCCTAAAGCCATGATAGACGTTCAGGAACTTCTGTTAAAATTAAGGGTGTCAAAACCGGGTATTCTTGAACAGATGCTGTCATCGCACCCGATTTCGGAAGAAAGAATAGCGCACGCGGCTGAATATATTAACGCAAAAGGCCTTGCTTCAACCGCAAGAAACAAAGCTGCTTTTGATAAAATAAAGGCGGTGATAAAATAG
- a CDS encoding deoxyribodipyrimidine photo-lyase: MIQKERVKKLNGSPETKGKYVLYWMQASQRAEYNYALSYAAQKANELKLPLLAIFGLTFNYPSANYRHYAFMLQGLKETQISLKKKGIKLAIIKESPEKAAAKYSKNASCVVTDAGYTRVQRRWRKTAALKINCAFYQVETDVIVPVETASSKEEYGAATIRRKINVLLNDYIIPFKEVKPKLSSLNIKAEAADIGDYHSVLALSGLDKDVKHSAIYTGGTSEAKKHLKDFIENKLHLYADFRSHPDKNIESNLSPYLHFGQISPLYIAVEVLKTGGKVAGKFLDELIIRRELAVNFVYYNKNYENTECLPNWAKETLRIHSVDERPYVYTLKQLETGATHDKYWNAAQSQMVITGKMHNYMRMYWGKKIIEWSKTPEQAYNKMIYLNDKYELDGRDPNSYAGVAWCFGKHDRAWPQRKIFGKVRYMNDKGLERKFDMDTYVKMWNINRAGIHNNTKGGK, translated from the coding sequence ATGATACAGAAAGAACGCGTTAAAAAGCTGAATGGCAGCCCCGAAACAAAAGGCAAATATGTGCTTTATTGGATGCAGGCGTCACAGCGCGCCGAATACAATTACGCGCTGTCTTATGCCGCGCAGAAGGCAAATGAATTAAAACTCCCGCTGCTGGCCATATTTGGCCTTACCTTTAATTATCCATCAGCCAATTACAGGCATTACGCTTTTATGCTGCAGGGTTTAAAAGAGACACAGATTTCACTTAAGAAAAAAGGCATAAAACTGGCCATAATAAAAGAAAGCCCCGAAAAAGCGGCTGCTAAATACTCGAAAAATGCCTCCTGTGTTGTTACGGATGCCGGATATACAAGGGTACAAAGGCGGTGGAGAAAGACGGCCGCCTTAAAAATTAATTGCGCTTTTTATCAGGTTGAAACAGATGTGATTGTTCCTGTTGAAACCGCCTCGTCAAAAGAAGAATATGGTGCGGCAACAATAAGAAGAAAAATAAATGTCCTCCTGAACGACTACATAATCCCTTTTAAAGAGGTAAAACCAAAGCTATCATCGCTTAATATAAAGGCCGAAGCTGCGGATATCGGCGATTATCATTCTGTGCTTGCGTTATCCGGGTTGGATAAAGATGTTAAACATTCTGCGATATATACGGGCGGAACATCAGAGGCAAAGAAACACCTTAAAGATTTTATAGAAAATAAGCTGCACTTGTACGCTGATTTTCGCAGCCATCCGGATAAAAACATAGAATCAAATTTAAGCCCTTATCTGCACTTTGGGCAGATATCTCCTCTGTATATTGCCGTTGAAGTGCTTAAAACCGGAGGGAAGGTGGCAGGCAAGTTTCTGGATGAACTTATTATAAGGCGCGAACTTGCCGTTAATTTTGTCTATTACAATAAAAATTATGAAAATACTGAATGCCTGCCAAACTGGGCAAAAGAGACGCTGCGGATTCATTCGGTTGATGAAAGGCCTTATGTATATACCCTTAAACAGCTTGAAACGGGCGCCACGCATGATAAATACTGGAATGCGGCGCAGTCGCAGATGGTAATAACAGGAAAGATGCATAATTATATGAGGATGTACTGGGGCAAAAAAATAATAGAGTGGTCAAAAACCCCGGAGCAGGCTTATAATAAAATGATTTATTTGAATGATAAATACGAACTTGACGGGCGTGACCCCAACAGCTATGCGGGTGTTGCGTGGTGTTTTGGCAAACACGACAGGGCATGGCCGCAGAGAAAGATTTTTGGAAAGGTTAGGTATATGAATGACAAGGGGCTTGAAAGAAAATTTGATATGGACACTTACGTTAAAATGTGGAATATTAATCGGGCAGGCATTCATAATAATACTAAAGGGGGTAAGTGA